The genomic region GCCCTTGTTGACCTCGAAGGCGTCTAGCTCGCCGCGCTGCGCGCGCTCGGCCTTGAGCTTGCGCACGGCGAGGTACTCGAGCACGCGGTCCTTGACCTTCTCGAGGCCGTAGTGGTCCTCGTCGAGGATGCGCGCGGCCTCGGCGAGGTCGAGGCGGTCCTCGGTGCGCTTGTTCCACGGCAGCTCGACGATCGTCGTGAGGTAGGTGCGGATCACCGACGCCTCGGCGGAGTCGGGGTGCATGCGCGCCAGCCGGTTCAGCTCGCGCTGGGCCTCCTTCATGACGATCTCGGGGAGCTCGAGGGCCTCGAGCTTCTCGCGGAAGGCCTCTACCTCGTCCTCCTCGTCGTCGGAGCCGGAGAGCTCCTTCTGGAGCGCCTTGATCTGCTCGCGCAGGAAGTACTCGCGCTGGTTGCGGTCGATCTCGTCCTTGACCTCGCGCTGGAGGCGGCGCTGCGTCTCCTGCAGCTCGATCTCGGTGTCGATGAGGATGAGGACCTTGCGCAGGCGCTCGGTCACCGTCGGGGCCTCGAGGACGGCCTGCTTGTCGGCCAGCTTGAAGTCGAGGTGGTACGCGACGTAGTCGGCGAACTGGCCGGGGTCCTCGAGGTTCATGACGAACTGCGCGACCTCGCTCTGGACCGTGCGGCTGCCGGACTCGACGAGGTCCTTGAACTTCTCGCGGAGCTCGCGGAAGGTCGCGACGAGCTCGACCTCGTTGCCGTCGGGCACCTCGCGGGTCGAGACGACGGCCTCGATGAGCCCGCCCTCGTGCTTGTACTCGTGGATCGTCACGCGGGCGAAGGCCCTGACGAGCATCTGGATCGTGCCGTCCGGGTTCTTCTTCATCCGCATGATGTTGCAGGCGGTGCCCACCTGGAAGAGGTCGTCCGGGGTGGGCTCCTCGACGTCCCTGTCCTTCTGGCTGACGATGATGATCGTGCGGTCGCGGTCGAGGGCGGCGTTGATCGCCCTGATGCTCACGGGCCTGCCGGCGTCGATCGGCATGACCATCGTCGGGTAGAGCACCGAGCCGCGCACCGGGCAGACCGGTACGGGCTGCTGGAACTCGAAGTCAGTGCCTGGCTCGGCCATGTTGGTCACCTTATCCGAACGGGCTGGGAAGAACGGTGTCGCCCCGGCGCGTTGGCGCCGCCCTTAGGCGCTGCGGCCGGAGTCACTTGAGCGCGCACGGCTCAAGTTTACTAGATGCAACTGACTCAGATATGGGGCGCCCGACACGCCCGTCGCTGGGGTGCCCCGCCGACGGGCGGGCGCAGGGAACTATAACCCCCCGTGGTAACTTGGCGCGTCATGAAGGACGCCCTAGGGGCGCTGTCCCGCTCGCTTCGCACGGTCATCGACACGCTGGCGCCCGGCTTCGAGGGCGACGTCCCGCTGCAGGAGGTGCCGGCAGACAAGCCCGGCGACTACGGCACCCCGGTGGCCTTCGCGCTCGCCCGCACGCTGCGGCGTCCGCCGCCTGAGATCGCCGCCGACATCGTCGCCAGGCTCGAGCTGCCCGAGGGCGTCGCGTCCGCCGCAGCGGTGGGCCCCTACATCAACTTCGTCCTCGACCCGGGGGCGTTCGTCGCCGAGGTGGCGGCGGGCCCGCGCGCCCCTCAGGCGGCCGAGCGGCGCAAGGTCGTCGTCGAGCACACCAGCGTGAACCCGAACAAGGAGGCCCACGTCGGCCACCTGAGGAACATCGTGCTGGGCGACGCCACGGCCCGCATCCTGCGCGCGGTGGGCCACGAGGTCGAGGTCCAGAACTACATCGACGACACGGGACGTCAGGCAGCCGAGAGCATCTTCGCCGTGACCTACTTCAACGCCAGGCACGACGCCCCCGGCAGCTCCCCGCAGCGCAAGTACGACCACTGGCTCGGCGAGCTCTACGTGCGCCTCGGCCAGGCCAAGGAGCACGACGGCGAGGCGATCGAGCGCGGCGTCAACGAGGTCATGCACCGCCTCGAGCGCGGCGAGCTGCGGCACGAGGTCGAGAGGGTCGTGAGGGCGCAGCTCGAGACGTTCAACGCGCTGGGCGCCGAGTACGACCTGCTCGTCTGGGAGTCCGACGTCGTCCAGGCCGGCTTCCTCCACCGCGGCCTCGAGGTGCTCGAGAACAGCCGCTACACGCACAGGCCCACCGAGGGCAAGTACGCGGGCGCGCTGGTCATGGACGTCTCGTCGTTCCTGCCCGGCCTCGAGGAGCCGAACGTCGTCCTCGTGCGCTCCGACGGCAACGCGATGTACGTGGCGAAGGACATCGGGTACCAGTTCTGGAAGGCGGGCCTGTTCGAGGGGCTCACCTTCACGCGCTTCGCCGTGCAGCCGTCCGGCGCGCCGCTCTACTCCTCGAGCCCACTGGGCGAGCCGCACCCCGACGGGCGCACCTTCGCGCACGCGGACGAGATCATCAACGTCGTCGACGTGCGCCAGAGCCACCCGCAGACGATCGTCCGCACCGCCC from Trueperaceae bacterium harbors:
- a CDS encoding arginine--tRNA ligase, producing the protein MKDALGALSRSLRTVIDTLAPGFEGDVPLQEVPADKPGDYGTPVAFALARTLRRPPPEIAADIVARLELPEGVASAAAVGPYINFVLDPGAFVAEVAAGPRAPQAAERRKVVVEHTSVNPNKEAHVGHLRNIVLGDATARILRAVGHEVEVQNYIDDTGRQAAESIFAVTYFNARHDAPGSSPQRKYDHWLGELYVRLGQAKEHDGEAIERGVNEVMHRLERGELRHEVERVVRAQLETFNALGAEYDLLVWESDVVQAGFLHRGLEVLENSRYTHRPTEGKYAGALVMDVSSFLPGLEEPNVVLVRSDGNAMYVAKDIGYQFWKAGLFEGLTFTRFAVQPSGAPLYSSSPLGEPHPDGRTFAHADEIINVVDVRQSHPQTIVRTALALAGDPRAEKAYRNSHHLAYEVVTLEGRPMSGRKGITLSIDEVTVEATRRARAVVEEKNPGLASVDEVASAVGIGALRFAMLKTEARKTIDFRWDQALSLQGDSAPYVQYAHARACSILRAAESAGLTLAEAERSADFGAMGRLEVRLAQVVARYPRVVEAAAEELAPHTVAQYALDLATAWNAYYNHKDAAGRPDTQVLRAEPGLREARLLLVDAVRRTLEATLGLLGVRAPEEM